A region of the Dysidea avara chromosome 9, odDysAvar1.4, whole genome shotgun sequence genome:
GTACATATGTTGATCGGATATATCTAGGATGTGCCTGTGAAGTGTGTAGTCGTGAGtgagtggtgataaggatcttgtgcaacgtataactgtacatttactaacattGAACTTAAGTTACCAAGTATCGGCCCATTCTGACAGTCTATTTAAATCTTCTTGAAGTCTGATGATGtcttctacactattgataactctataaagcaagcaatcatcagcgaacaggtggagtggtgagttgatgtctttagttatgtcatttatatacaataggaACATTAGAGGTCCAAgaactgtgccttgtggtaccCCAGACATTACTGACACTGGACTAGAGGATTCACTATTTAAAAAACACACTGATTACGTTGGCTAAGCCAGGTTTGGACCCAGTTATAAGTACTGCCATTAATTCTGTAATATCTTAGTTTGGTCAATAAGCGTTGGTGTGGTACTGTATCGAATGCTTTAGAAAAATCCAATAGAATGATATCTATCtgtaacataaatgtaaatcatttagaccaagcagtgcaATGAGAaaagtggctataatctgtactgaatgttctattagagtgtattacgatgactgctctattagagtatctcgatctttatacaaactcaagtagctgaaaagtgatgcATTCAATGCCCTCGTCGGTCCAATGCCGGACTGTGTCACCAAGGGTTttggccctgcttagtactacagccatagatactATTGTGGTACAGTAGCGGCTAATGTTGTCTAGTATaaatgtttgagtagaaaattcggggtgccaaaactcaggcctgctcagcctgttcagttgagcatttttttttttaccgagacagctgcctcggttgcctcaatggtagctacgccactgcatactgtttattttgttttgtttcattACCTTAGACGATCCAACGTCCGGTTGATGACAACTAGTCTATACCGCGTCCACTGAAGTGGTCCACGGACAGGAAGATTTGAAAAGGGAATTACAAGCAGTCAAGGTAGTTAGTGTGGCCTACATGTGTACTAACATTTTGCTCTTCAGAATAAGCTACGAAAGGCAACTCAAGCAGACGGTGAAGAAGCAATCGAAGATGACTCGGAAGAACGTTGTAAAAAAGCGGAGAGCAAACTACGCGAGACAGAACTAGAATTAGCTAGTACTAAACTACAACTGGTAGAGTCCCAGTGCCAGGTACAAGAGCTGGATCATAAACTGACGGAAATCATGCACGAGCCAGCGCACAAGGGCAAAGGCTGGTCACAGTGGTTTGGTAGAAAGAACACTTGATGCATATTGTCAGTATAGTCTAGTACATCGCAGTACAACACATTTCTTTGCATTAAACATCTGCCAAGTCTTAGTCCATTTAATAAGTAGCGATTCcggaagaattttaaaattaatggaaatagtttttatttagcatagccttgtgcagtactccctaaggatctcataaacacttagtttttaaaaatccatcataggatggtggagttataagcagTTTTGTCCTggaaaataggcaaaattttctccgtaTCTTTCCATCGAAAatagtcccaaaaatggcacaattgaatgaatgcttataactgagctttgcaataacattttgaacttctgttttctgttatcaataccttaatacatggaccacagtgtaaccttacttgtaagaccctctgaataaaggtcacctccatagaaagccactaaatagttgtATGCATTTAGGATCTTGCGGAAGGCAAAGcagcatacacatggtgaagttCAACCACTCTGTAGcagtcacctccactcaaaaatacaatgtgcatgcaaagcaaggaggtgtactgttgatttatagctgcttatatgattattttttctcttaatgtacagctccttgacagctaccaaaatggtgcatcaaagagatgagctatttgtggtgcaaatttgctaacttttagcatagtaatattgaaaactacatgtacaaaaatgctcactttggtgtaactaacatgtgctaggtcgtttcttgcaaagagaacatTACATTatggtggctatattgcaaaataatcttataattggcataaaactacacacagacatatttgtagcagaaaactaactgcaccatcgtattccttgcccccagaaaccctaaaaatgatccaattgtttgatcaatcactcgtacggcagcgaattgattgtgccaactctccaatggaagattcacggagaaaattttatgcaaaatttacggaattccggaatcgctataATAAGTAAGTTAAGGTCAGCTTGAAGAGTGTCTTGATCAAGTTTGTCTTTAATTCTGATTACACATAAAGGATACAGTCGTCAGCAAAGAGACGTATATTCGAGGAAATACCACCACAGATGATATCATTAATATAGACTAAAAACATGAGGGGTCCTAGAACTGTCCCCTGAGGAACACCAGGCTGAACAGGAACAAATTTTGATTGCTGACCATCAACAACCACACGCTGAAGCCTCTGAGTTAACCATGTACTTAACCAATTCAGAGTATTAGAACGAATACCATAGTTATATAACTTCTTTAACAATCTTTGATGTGGTACTGTGTCAAACGCCTTGCTAAAGTCCAATAAGATGATGTCAACCTGATATCTTTGATCCATAGCTGCTAAGATGTCT
Encoded here:
- the LOC136267551 gene encoding rab GTPase-activating protein 1-like, with product MEERQQHSTAVAEYKLVKRQLIKTYQWRSQENFFLPRNIRGPRTVPCGTPDITDTGLEDSLFKKHTDYEDLKRELQAVKNKLRKATQADGEEAIEDDSEERCKKAESKLRETELELASTKLQLVESQCQVQELDHKLTEIMHEPAHKGKGWSQWFGRKNT